TAAACAGTAGTATGGGAGGTTTTGAAAGCACCGATGTCTCAACTCAGATGCTAGGTTTAATTTTCATGCCTTGTTATGCCTTTATTTATAGTAGATCACTGAGGGTTACATTTTTGGgtactagaaaaaaaatagtataaaagaataacGGTTACCTTTTGCGTAAACTGATAATAAtgaatcatttaaaaaagCTAAGGGTCATAAAAGTGGCAGGTCACCAAGATCAGTGaccacattaaattaatactaaAACTCTCGGCTTGATGATCCCTTCTCTAGTGCATCTACTGAGATATGCCAATAACTTCAAGTCCATCCTACTAACATATTGTTATGATCCCATTGAATGAGTTAACCTAATAAAAACTAGAACTCTCTCGATGGATTTGGATGTATGTAtgtaatttcttaattatgtTTAACAGACATAAACGTATTATAAAATAACGTAACAAACATAGATATGCATACAAAATAATTGCAATAGAGAGTAAAGGTATTAGTCACacatataaaaaacaaactcaaaGTATGAACATGGTATAATAATTCAATGGAAAAGAGTTTACAATATAACAacattagtttaatttatacatTATATTCCAATATCCTGAGTTTAATGAAAGATAATGTACATGTCCTACATTCTCCAATTAAGGGTAGGTTTAAACTCTTAAACTTACATATTTTGTCTACTTCCATTAACATTTAATGGgtaatatatagaaattataTAGAGATGGGTAgataatattaaaagtttagtgACTAAATAGACATAAAAGCTACATAAAACTTAAAGCTTAAAGATGAGGATTTATAAGATATATGATGGTATATGTTAACTTAATTGAGATATCATGGTGATCCTATTCTTCCttagtatatttttcaaaaaaagaaaaagaaaaaaactattctTTAAGAAGATTGaacctaaaataattaaatgttgaCGCTATACTTTCATGCATGTGCCTAAATGTCTACATAACTTTGATGTTTACAAACGCATTAATTTTCTGAtctatatttatctttttttcctttaattttctattgCTATGGTCCACAGTTAAATctggaaaaggaagaaatattGAAGAAGCTGATTAAAGATCCATCGACCCTAATGTTTGTTGGCAAAATTcggtatatataaattaaataagttgGAGGGTCATCCAAATATTAATAGGGCAACAGTATTCTTCATTGTTTCAAACAAttcatttgtaatttatttaattgaagaCGGATTGTTGGTTGAAAGTTGTGGAACAATGACATTCGTCTTCCATATTCGTTGGAAACACTTATTTGAACGTTAACCACAGGTTGTACTTTACCTTGTTTATAATTAtgcacacatatatatagttcaaCGACGATACGAAGAATAATGATGTATCAGTAATAAAAAATGGTATGGGGTTTGAATCTTCTATATCTACTGcactaaaaaaaatgggtAAAAGGATATATTGTTGTACATACtatgaaattattgttatcatataaataaaacataataagaATGAGAGGAAATCACTTTTCAGCAGCTTCTTATCTACATTATGGGaaaaaagaatcttgaaaTGGAAGTTTAGAGTTCACTTATATTGTTCATGCACAgaacagaaagaaaataagaaaaaagacttccgaaaaacaatagtttatacaaaattataataattaatattagtattattatggctaaatttagtttgttggATAGGACCCATGTGAAGAGTCTTAGTTTTGAAGGAAGACAAGCCTAAGCATGAGGAGTATGACCTTTATGGGAGGCAGTAAAGGAGCTAAAAATGGAGCTTACTTGGGTAGAAACGAAGTCAAAATGCGTTAACGGAAGCCATAAAGGAAGTCAATTATGGCCTTTGAGGCCTCTGCCTTGCAGCACCATACTGTGGCGTCGTTGTAAGGCACAGTAGTCTTCTAATTCACGAACACTGCACAACACGCAGCGTTCAATGTTCGATTCCCTTGCGTTGTAGCATATCTATTATTAACATGCACCTACAAGGATACATTGTTTACCACACACATAcccatatacatacatatattagtaatttattgttgtttgtaGTTATTAGTTGTTTTGTTATGATCAATATTAACTTATTAgtgatttaattattacaaattataCAATTACTTAAGTTTGAAAGTTCAATTTGACACTACAccttataaaattttggagcttaattgttttaaattataagttaaaaCTTATGATTATAATTGCCACCCAACTACCCTTGTGGTTTTTGCAATCTCccttataattaaatattatcaatGACTGCCTATCATTAACAGTACATAAGcatcaattatttaaatagttAGCTTGTACTATGATTCTTCAATTCCTTATGAATCATTCttcaaatgattaattaatttctcacGACAAATTCTTAAACCTctcaataaaatttcataaaaaatatttaattattcatagGTGTTCAAAATGATACATTTACACGCCAAATTATTCATACAACAGTACCATTATCCATACATAGGAAGTTTATATAAATCACACATTTACATACAGTCATATGtaattgtgtgtatatatattgtaaaaataataacgaAAACATAAAGGACTATTTATTTGAAACTGTTCTATGATTTTacgtttttatttaattattatgtagGATATAAGCTAATAATTAGACGGGATGTTGTTGTTGATTTGGAGctaaaatagacaaaaatgaaatcaatcgAATCAACCCGGGTGGaaatatgattatttatttaaaaatagaccaagtaaaaaaaataaaggataaAATTGGGCTCTCCAAGTAAAAAgatgattatttattaaaaagtcGAAGccaaaaatgtaaattttgaagatttaaattaaaataaaactcaaatataaggttgtaacattttaaaaatctaaccAATAAATTGAAATCCAACACAAACTTGTTAGTtgtataacattttaaaatatataagaaagaagaagaactcAACCGAACAAAATATTCCCAAATATTTGTGATGGAGATGGCCTTAGGGTAATGGGTGATTCGATTCAACGTCAAATAATTGTGTAGGGACctaaagaaattaattctTTTCGGTCATAGATatatatcaatcaaataatCAGACTTCTTCTTACTCCCAACTAAATTCTTACTTAATCAAAGTTGTAATTAAGGTCAGTTGCTTACAGCTTCGTGAAATAGCTTTTAATATTATCactgtaaaaaagaaaaaattgattatcgatccaattaaatattaacattttaaaaacccacaggaagttgaagaaagaagTCCATGCCCTTGGTTTTGTATTGTCTcgtttaatttttgaattgttcttatttgttttctcaaatcattaattttcttatactAATTAATACATTATTTTGAACATAATCTTGGTGGTAGTAGCAACTATTCAACAAAATcatcataattatttgtaaatattaatttgtaattccactatttatttagttatttaattatactaacaaattaatattgttttgataTGAACGTTAGTAATTGCACGTACGTAATGCTAACTAGaatatatttagaattaaaaaaaaaaaaaaaaaaaaaacgcaaCCCAATTAGTTCCTTactaattgaaaattttgcaaTTAGGCCTCTAAGGCTCCATCTTAATCATCTTTTGTTGGGTTTTGAAGCAATTAAGTAAAAGTTTTAGCTAACTTATTGTCGAGGTTCTTCCTCTGCAGGCAGGCTTCATAATGTCCGGCAAGGGAATCAAAAAGAAATCCGGCACCGACGCCTACTGCTAAATCGATAGTATAGTGACCTCTAGTACCCAACAATCTAATAACTTGGAGAAGGTTAAGAAAGTCGAATGTCCAAGCTAACCCCCACCGTTGCACCCGTCGCATGTCCAACGATGCTATCACTGATCCGGCCACATGACCcgagaagaacaagaagaacGATATGTTTCCAACTGGAAAATCCATCTCCGATCCCAAAAATCCCTACAGCTCATCAACAAGAATAACACGGGTAGTTTGAGTTAAATTACTATTAGATATTGTATGATGTTGTAGATACCTCTTATAATTTGAAGGTAATTAAGCAGTGAGTGAGTGCACCTGAGGAAGAGGAAGTTGTGTGGAGTAGCCAAGAATGCCACGGCAAGTGAAGGTGAACACAGCTGCCAGAGTAGGCCTTAGTCTCCCTTCGATTAGCCAAGTCCATAATATGTAGCTTGTTTGCATTGCCACGAACACCTAAATTA
This is a stretch of genomic DNA from Cucumis sativus cultivar 9930 chromosome 4, Cucumber_9930_V3, whole genome shotgun sequence. It encodes these proteins:
- the LOC101213232 gene encoding phosphatidylcholine:diacylglycerol cholinephosphotransferase 1; the encoded protein is MAFDGSATPTTNNLRQRNSNGGGGKVVNKDLNGGGNCYKGTGMGIGKASFMRWRVEDVAYAAKNHWIPCIFGLGMLFFVHVEYTLRMVPPASPPFDLGFVITRSLHRVLSSWPELNTLLAALNTVFVAMQTSYILWTWLIEGRLRPTLAAVFTFTCRGILGYSTQLPLPQGFLGSEMDFPVGNISFFLFFSGHVAGSVIASLDMRRVQRWGLAWTFDFLNLLQVIRLLGTRGHYTIDLAVGVGAGFLFDSLAGHYEACLQRKNLDNKLAKTFT